Proteins encoded in a region of the Raphanus sativus cultivar WK10039 chromosome 8, ASM80110v3, whole genome shotgun sequence genome:
- the LOC130499025 gene encoding serine hydroxymethyltransferase 7-like — protein MSPTPRIPIADDSINLQVDPSFRSSPATFSPIPLQLLEQKVAVQKEEEETPKKKDEKEDEHFRILGHHMCLKRQRDCPLLLAQSKHPRRTIAGGDTDLESRRAAVRAWGDQPLHLADPDIHEIMDKEKQRQTKGIELIASENFVCRAVMEALGSHLTNKYSEGMPGARYYTGNQYIDQIENLCISRALNAFGLESDKWGVNVQPYSCTSANFAVYTALLLPGERIMSYSDTTFWNGSSSVIRIRIFLSRPNSHPYFHVSHKKIQPKTK, from the coding sequence ATGTCTCCGACTCCGAGAATCCCGATTGCTGACGATTCGATTAACCTACAAGTCGATCCGAGTTTCCGATCATCGCCGGCCACTTTCTCTCCGATCCCGTTGCAGTTACTCGAACAGAAAGTGGCGGTgcagaaggaggaggaggagacaccaaaaaagaaagatgaaaaggaGGACGAGCACTTCAGAATCTTAGGCCACCACATGTGTCTCAAACGGCAACGAGACTGTCCGCTTCTCCTAGCTCAATCCAAACATCCGAGGAGAACAATCGCCGGAGGAGACACGGATCTCGAATCGAGACGTGCTGCTGTTCGTGCTTGGGGAGACCAGCCTCTTCATCTGGCGGACCCGGACATCCACGAGATCATGGACAAGGAGAAGCAAAGGCAAACGAAAGGAATCGAGCTGATTGCTTCCGAGAACTTCGTGTGTCGAGCTGTCATGGAAGCTTTGGGAAGTCACTTGACCAACAAGTACTCCGAAGGCATGCCTGGAGCCAGATACTACACTGGGAATCAATACATCGACCAGATTGAGAATCTCTGTATCTCAAGAGCTCTTAACGCCTTTGGTCTTGAATCTGATAAATGGGGTGTTAATGTTCAGCCTTATTCTTGTACCTCTGCCAATTTCGCCGTCTACACCGCTCTTTTGCTTCCCGGTGAGCGCATCATGAGTTATTCGGATACTACTTTTTGGAACGGATCCAGTTCGGTTAttcggattcggatttttttgTCCAGGCCTAATTCACACCCATACTTCCATGTGAGTCACAAAAAGATCCAACCAAAGACCAAATAA
- the LOC108822376 gene encoding serine hydroxymethyltransferase 7, which translates to MDLSGSDSKFSFGFGCSHASSMSPTPRIPIADDSINLQVDPSFRSSPATFSPIPLQLLEQKVAVQKEEEETPKKKDEKEDEHFRILGHHMCLKRQRDCPLLLAQSKHPRRTIVDTDLESRRAAVRAWGDQPLHLADPDIHEIMDKEKQRQTKGIELIASENFVCRAVMEALGSHLTNKYSEGMPGARYYTGNQYIDQIENLCISRALNAFGLESDKWGVNVQPYSCTSANFAVYTALLLPGERIMGLDSPSGGHMSHGYCTPGGKKISATSIFFESFPYKVNPQTGFIDYDKLEDKALDYRPKILICGGSSYPRDWDFSRVRQIADKCGAVLMCDMAHISGLVATKECSNPFDHCDIVTSTTHKGLRGPRGGIIFYRRGPKIRKQGHHASHCDSSTHYDLEEKINFAVFPSLQGGPHNNHIAALAIALKQVATPEYKAYVQQMKKNAQALASALLRRKCRLVTGGTDNHLLLWDLTPLGLTGKVYEKVCEMCHITLNKTAIFGDNGTISPGGVRIGTPAMTTRGCIESDFETIADFLMKAAQITSALQREHGKSHKEFVKSLCSNKDICDLRNRVEAFALQYEMPAASQM; encoded by the exons ATGGATTTGAGTGGTTCTGattctaaattttcatttggGTTTGGTTGTTCGCACGCATCATCAATGTCTCCGACCCCGAGAATCCCGATTGCTGACGATTCGATTAACCTACAAGTCGATCCGAGTTTCCGATCATCGCCGGCCACGTTCTCCCCGATCCCGTTGCAGTTACTCGAACAGAAAGTGGCGGTgcagaaggaggaggaggagacaccaaaaaagaaagatgaaaaggaGGATGAGCACTTCAGAATCTTAGGTCACCACATGTGTCTCAAACGGCAACGAGACTGTCCGCTTCTCCTAGCTCAATCCAAACATCCGAGGAGAACAATCGTAGACACGGATCTTGAATCGAGACGTGCTGCTGTTCGTGCTTGGGGAGACCAGCCTCTTCATCTGGCGGACCCGGACATCCACGAGATCATGGACAAGGAGAAGCAAAGGCAGACGAAAGGAATCGAGCTGATTGCTTCCGAGAACTTCGTGTGTCGAGCTGTCATGGAAGCTTTGGGAAGTCACTTGACCAACAAATACTCCGAAGGCATGCCTGGTGCCAGATACTACACTGGGAATCAATACATCGACCAGATTGAGAATCTCTGTATCTCAAGAGCTCTTAACGCCTTTGGTCTTGAATCTGATAAATGGGGTGTTAATGTTCAGCCCTATTCTTGTACCTCTGCCAATTTCGCCGTCTACACCGCGCTTTTGCTTCCCGGTGAGCGGATCATGGGGCTCGATTCTCCTTCCGGTGGACACATGAGTCACGGCTATTGTACTCCTGGTGGGAAGAAGATCTCCGCTACGTCAATCTTCTTTGAGAGCTTTCCTTATAAAGTGAACCCCCAAACTGGGTTTATTGATTACGATAAGCTTGAGGATAAGGCTCTTGATTACCGCCCCAAGATTCTTATTTGTGGAGGCAGCTCCTACCCTAGGGACTGGGATTTTTCAAGGGTTAGACAGATTGCTGACAAGTGTGGAGCTGTTTTGATGTGTGATATGGCTCATATTAGCGGTCTTGTTGCCACTAAG GAATGTTCTAATCCATTTGATCACTGCGACATAGTTACCTCCACTACCCACAAAGGTCTACGTGGTCCCAGAGGAGGCATCATTTTCTACAGGAGAGGACCTAAGATAAGAAAGCAAGGCCATCACGCTAGTCATTGCGACAGTTCCACGCACTATGATTTAGAGGAGAAGATCAACTTTGCTGTTTTTCCCTCGCTACAAGGAGGTCCTCACAACAACCATATCGCAGCTCTCGCCATTGCCTTGAAACAAGTGGCTACTCCAGAGTACAAAGCTTACGTACAACAGATGAAGAAAAACGCTCAAGCTTTAGCATCAGCTCTGCTTCGAAGAAAATGCAGACTGGTTACAGGTGGCACAGACAACCATTTGTTGCTCTGGGATCTCACTCCTTTGGGCTTAACTG GGAAAGTCTACGAAAAGGTTTGTGAGATGTGCCATATAACCTTGAACAAGACTGCTATATTTGGTGACAATGGTACAATATCTCCTGGCGGTGTAAGGATAG GGACACCGGCGATGACAACTCGAGGCTGTATAGAGTCTGATTTCGAGACAATAGCGGATTTTCTGATGAAAGCGGCTCAGATAACGAGTGCGTTGCAGAGAGAACATGGCAAGTCACACAAGGAGTTTGTGAAGAGTCTATGCTCTAACAAAGACATATGTGATCTGAGAAACCGAGTTGAAGCATTTGCTCTGCAGTATGAGATGCCTGCTGCTTCTCAGATGTGA